From Companilactobacillus heilongjiangensis, one genomic window encodes:
- a CDS encoding ECF transporter S component, translating into MGKSTYKFQAVIGVSVFAALGTILMFFEFPILIWMPFLKVDLSDVVTLIGTFAYGPVGGIMIALIKSMVHVIVTGSGVAGLIGSGAAFVGSVAMLIPFNYFWKKDHRTSAIIAGTVSMTVIMSILNYVVIMPLYMNVVGMKLNMSLAQYVATGVIPFNIVKALIISAAVMIVYPRIKGHFAIK; encoded by the coding sequence ATGGGAAAGAGTACGTACAAATTTCAAGCAGTTATTGGGGTATCAGTTTTTGCAGCATTGGGGACTATCTTGATGTTTTTCGAATTTCCAATTTTGATTTGGATGCCGTTTTTGAAGGTTGATCTGAGTGATGTCGTCACTTTGATTGGAACCTTCGCATATGGACCTGTCGGTGGAATTATGATTGCTTTAATCAAGTCAATGGTTCACGTTATCGTTACTGGTAGTGGTGTTGCAGGTTTGATTGGTAGTGGGGCAGCCTTTGTTGGCTCAGTCGCAATGTTGATTCCATTTAATTATTTTTGGAAGAAGGATCACCGCACATCAGCTATTATCGCCGGAACAGTTTCAATGACGGTTATTATGTCAATTTTAAATTACGTAGTAATCATGCCATTGTATATGAACGTTGTCGGAATGAAATTGAATATGAGTTTGGCTCAATATGTAGCAACAGGAGTAATTCCATTCAATATTGTTAAAGCTTTGATCATTTCAGCGGCCGTTATGATCGTTTATCCACGAATTAAAGGACATTTTGCTATTAAATAG
- a CDS encoding LysM peptidoglycan-binding domain-containing protein produces the protein MADNDKNNMSGDSRVPKSTEGLEGSVSLEDLKKYHLIKGDGDTPTSDTVSDAQTSNDESSEQQPSAAENAHEESPIAEDHLQSEESNDHLSEAKQDIEPDNAKDTNFVPVPPVMSTSSEKTEEAKDSAKAQPEQPADSNAEPEADEKDVKPWEKSFDSDTDDDGHVSRAVSKEKQRGNHTLVVTLVIALIVIMFTPVVINAVKGSGSSDLDSTQSTKSVENKDKATKEKAAAKKKAAAKKAAAKKKKAEEDAKKAAAAKKAAEAKKSTTTASSNSNKDTNNSSSNADSNSNASDSTASDSTNNSQTSTTDNSQQSQNNQQASDSTNNNNSSNTSTDNSGAASYYTVKAGDNWFRIAYNNNLTTAQLKSMNGNVGTLTPGTSLRVK, from the coding sequence ATGGCCGATAATGATAAAAACAATATGTCTGGCGATTCACGTGTTCCTAAATCCACTGAAGGACTAGAAGGATCTGTCAGTCTTGAGGATTTGAAAAAATATCATCTAATTAAAGGTGATGGCGACACACCAACAAGTGATACTGTTTCCGATGCTCAAACTTCTAATGATGAGTCTTCTGAACAACAACCAAGTGCAGCTGAAAATGCTCACGAGGAAAGTCCAATTGCAGAAGATCATCTTCAATCTGAAGAAAGCAATGATCATTTAAGTGAAGCAAAACAGGACATTGAGCCTGATAATGCAAAAGATACTAATTTTGTACCTGTACCACCAGTCATGTCAACGTCATCAGAAAAAACTGAAGAGGCTAAGGATTCAGCCAAAGCTCAACCAGAGCAACCAGCTGATTCAAATGCCGAACCTGAAGCTGACGAAAAAGATGTCAAGCCTTGGGAAAAGAGTTTTGATTCTGATACCGACGATGATGGACATGTTTCTCGTGCCGTTTCGAAAGAGAAGCAACGTGGTAATCATACATTAGTTGTTACTTTGGTGATTGCTTTAATCGTAATCATGTTCACACCAGTTGTGATCAATGCGGTTAAAGGTAGTGGTAGCAGTGATCTAGATAGTACTCAATCGACTAAGTCAGTTGAGAACAAGGATAAGGCTACTAAAGAAAAAGCTGCCGCTAAAAAGAAGGCTGCAGCTAAGAAAGCCGCTGCTAAGAAGAAGAAAGCTGAAGAAGATGCTAAAAAAGCCGCAGCTGCCAAAAAGGCTGCAGAAGCTAAGAAATCTACTACAACTGCTTCATCTAATAGCAACAAAGATACTAACAACAGTTCTTCAAACGCTGACAGTAATAGTAATGCTTCAGATAGCACTGCTTCTGACAGTACTAACAACAGTCAAACATCAACGACTGATAATTCACAACAATCACAAAATAACCAACAAGCTTCAGATAGTACAAACAACAACAATTCTTCAAATACATCAACTGACAACAGCGGTGCTGCTTCATATTACACTGTTAAAGCCGGTGATAACTGGTTTAGAATTGCATACAACAACAACCTAACAACAGCTCAATTGAAGAGTATGAATGGTAATGTTGGTACATTAACACCTGGTACATCACTAAGAGTTAAATAA
- the cmk gene encoding (d)CMP kinase: protein MQIAIDGPASAGKSTIAKLIAKNLNFVYCDTGAMYRTVTLLAKKHNVGYGDTLNILKLMSEHKIHFLNKADGQHVLLDDEDVSDAIRTEEITNNVSQVSAIKEVRTELVEMQRDLANDIDIVMDGRDIGTTVLPHAEVKIFLIASVEVRAQRRFKENIERGIDTPLKELQDEIAARDYKDSHREISPLKKASDAIEVDTSDMTIEQVVERVTEIVNEHK from the coding sequence ATGCAAATTGCTATAGATGGTCCAGCTTCTGCTGGCAAAAGTACGATTGCCAAATTGATTGCTAAGAATTTAAATTTTGTTTATTGTGACACTGGCGCAATGTATCGCACAGTAACATTGCTTGCAAAAAAGCATAATGTGGGTTATGGTGATACTCTCAATATTTTAAAATTAATGTCAGAGCATAAAATTCATTTTCTGAATAAAGCAGACGGTCAACACGTCCTTTTAGATGATGAAGATGTTTCTGATGCAATTAGAACTGAGGAGATCACGAATAATGTCTCCCAAGTTTCTGCAATCAAAGAAGTTAGAACTGAATTAGTTGAAATGCAAAGAGATTTGGCAAATGATATTGATATTGTCATGGATGGTCGTGACATTGGGACAACAGTCTTGCCACACGCCGAAGTAAAAATCTTTTTAATTGCTAGTGTCGAAGTTCGAGCACAAAGACGTTTTAAAGAAAATATTGAACGTGGTATCGATACGCCTTTAAAAGAATTGCAAGATGAGATTGCTGCAAGAGATTATAAGGATTCACATCGTGAGATTTCACCATTGAAGAAAGCTAGCGATGCCATTGAAGTTGATACTTCAGATATGACCATCGAACAAGTTGTTGAACGAGTAACCGAGATAGTTAATGAACATAAGTAA
- the der gene encoding ribosome biogenesis GTPase Der produces MSVPVVALVGRPNVGKSTIFNRIINERLSIVEDTPGVTRDRIYSRASWLGKEFRLIDTGGIEMSGEKMSVQIKTQAEIAIDEADVIVFITNGQNGVTKEDEDVAKILYRTNKPVILAVNKADNPEQRQNIYDFYALGFGDPNPISGSQGTGLGDLLDSIVKAFPNDDKNEEDDTVKFSFIGRPNVGKSSLVNAILGDERVIVSDMQGTTRDAIDTKYHDEKLDKDFTMIDTAGIRKRGKVYENTEKYSVLRALSAIDKSDVVCVVLNAEEGIREQDKRVAGYAHNAGKGVIIVVNKWDTLKKDTNTMKDFENQIRVEFQYLAYAPILFTSATKGQRLDKIPELVSRVYDNRERRIQSAILNDLLLRATSIAPTPLVNGKRLRIYYMTQVAVQPPTFVVFVNETELLHFSYERFLKNQLRDTFDFEGTPIKILPRKRK; encoded by the coding sequence ATGTCTGTTCCAGTAGTTGCGTTAGTAGGACGCCCCAATGTTGGGAAATCTACAATTTTCAATCGAATCATTAATGAAAGATTATCGATTGTTGAAGATACACCAGGTGTAACCCGTGACCGAATTTATTCACGTGCCAGTTGGTTGGGCAAAGAATTCCGTTTGATCGATACTGGTGGTATCGAGATGAGCGGTGAAAAGATGTCTGTTCAGATCAAGACTCAAGCAGAAATTGCGATTGATGAAGCTGATGTTATCGTCTTTATCACTAATGGTCAAAATGGTGTTACTAAAGAAGATGAAGATGTTGCGAAGATTCTTTATCGGACCAATAAACCGGTTATTTTGGCTGTCAACAAGGCTGATAACCCTGAACAACGTCAAAACATTTATGACTTTTACGCTTTAGGCTTTGGTGATCCAAATCCTATCTCAGGTTCACAAGGTACCGGTTTAGGTGACCTTTTGGATTCTATCGTTAAGGCATTTCCAAATGACGATAAGAATGAAGAAGATGATACTGTTAAATTTAGTTTCATTGGTCGTCCTAATGTTGGTAAATCATCATTAGTTAATGCTATCTTAGGCGATGAGCGTGTTATCGTTTCTGATATGCAGGGTACGACTCGTGATGCGATTGATACTAAGTATCATGATGAGAAACTTGATAAAGACTTTACAATGATTGATACTGCCGGTATCAGAAAACGTGGTAAAGTTTACGAAAATACTGAAAAGTACTCTGTCTTGCGTGCTTTGAGTGCGATTGACAAGTCAGATGTCGTCTGTGTTGTTCTAAATGCTGAAGAAGGTATTCGTGAACAAGACAAGCGTGTTGCTGGTTATGCTCATAATGCCGGTAAAGGTGTTATCATCGTCGTTAACAAATGGGATACTTTGAAAAAAGATACCAATACTATGAAGGACTTTGAAAACCAAATAAGAGTTGAGTTCCAATACTTAGCTTATGCTCCAATTCTCTTCACTTCTGCAACTAAAGGTCAACGTCTCGATAAGATCCCTGAACTTGTTTCAAGAGTTTACGATAACCGTGAACGTAGAATTCAATCAGCTATCTTGAACGACCTATTGTTGCGTGCAACTTCAATTGCACCAACACCATTAGTTAATGGTAAGAGATTGAGAATTTATTACATGACTCAAGTAGCAGTCCAACCACCTACTTTTGTTGTTTTCGTTAATGAAACTGAATTGTTGCATTTCTCATACGAAAGATTCTTGAAGAACCAATTGAGAGATACTTTTGACTTTGAGGGAACACCAATTAAGATTTTGCCACGTAAACGAAAATAG
- a CDS encoding HU family DNA-binding protein: protein MANKAELIDSVASKTGLTKKDATSAVDAVFETIQENLSEGNKVQLIGFGNFEVRQRAARKGRNPQTGEEIKIPASKVPAFKPGKALKDSVK from the coding sequence ATGGCAAATAAAGCTGAACTTATTGATAGTGTAGCAAGTAAAACAGGTTTGACAAAGAAGGATGCAACTTCTGCTGTTGACGCTGTTTTCGAAACAATCCAAGAAAACTTATCAGAGGGTAACAAAGTTCAATTAATCGGCTTTGGTAACTTCGAAGTTCGTCAACGTGCTGCTCGTAAGGGTCGCAACCCACAAACTGGCGAAGAAATTAAGATTCCTGCAAGCAAGGTTCCAGCATTCAAACCTGGTAAAGCTTTGAAGGACTCAGTTAAATAG
- the nhaC gene encoding Na+/H+ antiporter NhaC, which translates to MEKKNRLTFWESLIIMLVMFGMLGTMMIAWKMTPQIPILLTFTLLLFYGRLRGFSWNELQDGISEGIKPGIIPMIIFIMIGVLVSAWSMSGVIPTIMVYGLELLNVRFFLFTVFVSCCLVGVIVGSSFTTISTLGIVFMGIGHVMGINVALTAGSIVSGALFGNNMSPLSGTTNLSTGIAGVDNVFDHIRTISHTAVPSATITAIIFLVLGHSTANPDMSSVHHIINALNANFFISPLMLIPIAVLIFCAIMQIPAIPTLLAGSITAIVMHIFIDHPTVKIVSDQIMNGFQLNSPDKKINAIVSGGGITSMLGSISLILVALTLGGVLLKLGVVDNLIGKLNSQVNTPGKLILTSMISAIGVNFLVGEQYISIILPGATFKENFEKQNIRPEYLSRVLASGGADINALVPWGVTGIFISGVLGVSPVVFISCAFYVWMNPLLTVIFAFVFGKNYNKDKAPKSAVVGEVTEQLN; encoded by the coding sequence ATGGAAAAGAAAAATCGTTTAACGTTTTGGGAAAGTTTAATTATTATGTTAGTCATGTTCGGCATGTTAGGTACAATGATGATTGCCTGGAAGATGACGCCACAGATTCCAATTTTATTAACATTTACATTATTGCTATTTTACGGCCGTTTAAGAGGCTTCTCTTGGAATGAATTACAAGATGGTATCTCTGAAGGTATTAAACCAGGTATCATTCCAATGATTATTTTTATCATGATTGGAGTTCTAGTTTCAGCTTGGTCAATGTCAGGCGTTATCCCCACAATCATGGTTTACGGATTAGAGTTATTGAACGTTAGGTTCTTTCTTTTCACAGTTTTTGTCAGCTGCTGTTTAGTCGGAGTAATCGTTGGTAGTTCATTTACTACTATCAGTACCTTAGGAATCGTCTTCATGGGAATCGGTCATGTTATGGGTATCAATGTTGCCCTAACAGCAGGTTCAATCGTTTCTGGAGCATTGTTTGGAAATAATATGTCACCACTTTCTGGAACAACTAATCTTTCAACGGGTATCGCTGGTGTTGATAATGTATTTGATCACATTAGAACTATTTCACATACCGCCGTTCCTTCAGCAACAATTACAGCCATTATTTTCTTGGTATTGGGACACAGCACAGCTAATCCTGATATGAGTTCTGTACATCATATTATTAACGCCTTAAATGCCAATTTCTTTATTTCACCATTGATGTTAATTCCTATCGCAGTTTTAATCTTCTGTGCAATCATGCAAATTCCTGCGATTCCGACGCTTTTAGCCGGTTCAATTACCGCAATCGTCATGCATATTTTTATCGATCATCCCACAGTTAAAATCGTTAGTGATCAAATCATGAATGGTTTCCAATTGAATTCACCTGACAAGAAAATCAACGCAATTGTCAGTGGTGGTGGTATCACAAGCATGTTAGGCAGCATTTCTTTAATTCTAGTTGCATTGACACTTGGTGGCGTTTTGTTAAAGCTCGGTGTCGTTGATAATTTGATCGGTAAATTGAATAGCCAAGTTAATACACCAGGTAAATTAATTTTAACTTCAATGATTAGTGCCATCGGCGTTAACTTCTTAGTCGGTGAGCAATACATTTCAATTATTCTTCCTGGAGCAACATTTAAGGAAAACTTTGAGAAACAAAATATTCGTCCGGAATACCTTTCACGTGTGCTTGCTAGTGGTGGCGCCGACATCAATGCCTTAGTTCCATGGGGCGTTACGGGAATCTTTATTTCTGGAGTTCTTGGAGTTAGCCCAGTAGTCTTTATCTCTTGTGCATTCTACGTTTGGATGAATCCTTTATTGACTGTGATTTTCGCTTTTGTCTTTGGTAAAAATTACAATAAGGATAAAGCACCCAAGTCAGCCGTTGTTGGTGAAGTTACTGAACAATTAAATTAA
- a CDS encoding ABC transporter substrate-binding protein — MKNSKLKKVLLMLGIMAMAVVFAGCGKKTSASAVKHITYWHVNAQTQGGAAVDDLVKKFNDTHKNIKVTAKYNPDMYKGLMQNLQSAQASGKVPDITQVGWAYDNYFASNFKYMTPTDAAKKFDGNNKFIDTNFTKRTLSFAKDSKGKLVGLPYSLSTPVLFINKDILSKYGIKEDSLATWEGIKEASKKIHDQSGKYGLYIQEPGDTWAQQGIMLSHGADIQKGGKAAFASDNGVGAYKYYQEMVTSKLALHTPWAQGMDSFVKGDVAMAFTTIAQTSHIKKSASFNASAIEAPHFEGHKTVVPVGGSMLAITAQDSEQQKAAWEFEKWMYKADAAVTWSKGTGYLPPTKVALESSAFKDYVKENPMLDPAVKTLDNAVPWTSFPKKGLQAEQAMIDARDKILSGSDVKSTLGTAQDKINAEQK; from the coding sequence GTGAAAAATAGTAAGCTTAAAAAAGTTCTATTAATGTTGGGGATAATGGCGATGGCAGTTGTTTTTGCCGGTTGTGGTAAGAAAACTTCTGCATCAGCTGTTAAACACATTACATATTGGCACGTTAATGCGCAAACTCAAGGGGGAGCTGCAGTTGACGACTTAGTTAAGAAATTTAATGATACACATAAGAATATTAAGGTAACAGCTAAATATAATCCTGATATGTACAAAGGTTTGATGCAAAATTTACAATCAGCTCAAGCCTCAGGCAAGGTTCCTGATATTACTCAAGTAGGTTGGGCTTATGACAATTACTTTGCAAGTAATTTTAAATATATGACACCAACTGATGCTGCCAAGAAGTTTGACGGCAACAATAAGTTTATTGACACAAACTTTACTAAGAGAACTCTTTCTTTTGCTAAAGACAGTAAGGGTAAATTAGTTGGACTACCTTACTCATTGAGCACTCCAGTCTTGTTTATTAATAAAGATATTTTAAGTAAATATGGTATTAAAGAAGATTCCCTAGCAACATGGGAAGGTATTAAAGAAGCTTCTAAGAAGATTCACGATCAATCAGGTAAGTATGGTCTTTACATCCAAGAACCAGGCGATACATGGGCTCAACAAGGAATTATGTTAAGTCATGGTGCCGACATTCAAAAAGGCGGCAAAGCTGCTTTCGCAAGTGATAATGGTGTTGGAGCTTACAAGTATTATCAAGAAATGGTTACTTCAAAATTAGCTTTACATACTCCTTGGGCTCAAGGAATGGATTCATTCGTTAAGGGTGATGTAGCGATGGCATTTACAACGATTGCTCAAACATCACACATCAAGAAGAGTGCTAGTTTCAACGCGTCTGCAATTGAAGCACCACATTTCGAAGGTCACAAAACAGTTGTACCAGTAGGTGGTTCAATGTTAGCTATCACTGCACAAGATTCAGAACAACAAAAAGCTGCATGGGAATTTGAAAAGTGGATGTATAAAGCTGACGCCGCTGTTACTTGGAGCAAGGGAACCGGTTATTTACCTCCAACTAAGGTTGCTCTAGAATCATCAGCATTCAAAGATTACGTTAAAGAGAACCCAATGCTAGACCCAGCTGTTAAAACATTGGACAATGCCGTTCCATGGACTTCATTCCCTAAAAAAGGTTTACAAGCTGAACAAGCTATGATCGATGCACGAGATAAAATTTTATCTGGAAGCGATGTCAAGTCTACCTTGGGAACAGCACAGGATAAAATCAATGCGGAACAAAAATAA
- a CDS encoding carbohydrate ABC transporter permease has translation MRNKNNKFLPFLYLLPTAILLIVFLVVPILYTFYLSFFDWNLIAPTKEFVGMRNYLEVFTDPVNQKVILNTLIYIVFLVVLNFVFPYFISLIVKFFISKMQGVYKVLFFIPSLFSLVVGAMVFTWILNPVSGPVAYILKNFGIAMPNWSNSGILAITVICFITNWKVFGYNFILLLTGLGSIPKNIIDAAKVDGIPKWRLIWNVILPMNRGIGIYVLILTIVQGLQYVFTPINVITTGGPYYGSSNMIYQTYLNAFVLYKTGTSSALAIVTFVIFLILLFIEIRFVERKAKNYA, from the coding sequence ATGCGGAACAAAAATAATAAATTTTTACCTTTTTTGTATCTTTTACCAACAGCTATTTTATTAATAGTTTTTCTAGTTGTGCCAATTCTCTATACGTTCTATCTTAGTTTCTTTGATTGGAATCTGATTGCGCCTACAAAAGAGTTTGTTGGGATGAGAAACTACCTAGAAGTATTTACTGATCCAGTTAATCAAAAAGTTATCTTGAATACGCTGATATATATCGTATTCTTAGTGGTTTTGAATTTTGTATTTCCATATTTCATCTCACTGATCGTCAAGTTCTTTATTAGCAAGATGCAGGGAGTATACAAGGTCTTATTCTTTATACCCAGTTTATTCTCGTTAGTAGTTGGAGCGATGGTATTTACTTGGATTTTGAATCCAGTATCAGGTCCAGTTGCTTACATCTTGAAGAATTTTGGGATTGCTATGCCAAATTGGTCAAATTCAGGTATCTTGGCGATTACGGTGATTTGTTTTATTACTAATTGGAAAGTCTTTGGATACAATTTCATTCTATTATTGACTGGTCTGGGATCAATTCCCAAAAATATCATTGACGCAGCCAAAGTAGATGGAATTCCGAAATGGCGTTTGATCTGGAATGTGATTCTACCAATGAATCGCGGAATTGGAATTTACGTTTTGATTTTGACAATTGTTCAAGGATTGCAGTATGTCTTCACGCCAATCAACGTCATTACTACAGGTGGTCCGTACTATGGATCATCAAACATGATTTATCAAACATATTTAAATGCTTTTGTCTTGTATAAAACAGGAACTTCATCAGCTTTAGCAATTGTGACTTTTGTGATTTTTTTGATATTGCTGTTTATTGAAATCCGTTTTGTAGAGAGGAAGGCTAAAAATTATGCTTAA
- a CDS encoding carbohydrate ABC transporter permease, whose translation MLKKKLNLWHLLLLVIILGSIFPILFMVSNSFKTLRDSYGTMLNLIPLRPTFENYLLLNKQVNLLGLTWNTFLMATMVTVGKLLTGLLTAYAFRSYQFKGKMLIYLIFVSTIFVPFTIVMIPNYLVISKLNLLNNIVGVALPQLCDATGIMIFLKTMEKIPNSLIDAAKIDNIPNRKIFFNIVVPILKPSIVSVGAIFFINSWNEYVWPTLILKDKSSFTLPLALQNYISSEGGTNFPLAMALSTIMVILPLIIYLIFQKYILNSISNSGLK comes from the coding sequence ATGCTTAAAAAGAAACTAAATTTATGGCATTTACTCCTGCTAGTGATCATTTTGGGTTCAATTTTCCCAATTCTCTTCATGGTTTCTAATTCTTTCAAAACATTACGTGATTCGTATGGGACTATGTTGAATTTGATTCCGTTGCGACCCACATTTGAGAATTATTTATTGCTGAACAAGCAAGTCAATTTACTAGGCTTAACTTGGAATACCTTTCTGATGGCAACGATGGTGACGGTGGGGAAATTATTGACTGGATTACTAACAGCGTATGCCTTTAGAAGTTATCAATTCAAAGGGAAAATGCTGATTTATTTAATCTTTGTCTCAACAATTTTTGTGCCATTCACTATCGTCATGATTCCTAACTATCTAGTTATTTCAAAGTTGAACTTACTCAATAATATTGTCGGTGTAGCACTGCCACAATTATGTGATGCCACAGGAATTATGATCTTTTTGAAAACGATGGAGAAAATTCCTAACAGTTTGATTGATGCAGCTAAAATTGACAATATACCGAATCGCAAGATTTTCTTCAATATTGTTGTACCTATTTTGAAGCCAAGTATTGTCAGTGTTGGTGCGATATTCTTTATCAATTCTTGGAATGAATACGTCTGGCCAACTTTGATTCTAAAGGATAAGTCTAGTTTCACTCTGCCACTAGCTTTACAGAATTATATTTCGAGTGAAGGTGGAACTAACTTTCCATTAGCGATGGCCTTATCGACGATAATGGTGATTTTGCCATTGATCATCTATTTAATTTTCCAAAAATATATTCTCAATAGCATTAGTAATAGTGGTTTGAAGTAG